The Banduia mediterranea genome contains the following window.
CGGCGGAATCCGTGTCGCAGCATCTGACGGTCTTCCTCTTCGAAAATGGCATCGGTACGACCTCGGCCGAAGACATCAATGCCCAGCTTGACGGCAACCCGTACATGGCGCTGCAGAATCCGGGCACGACCCACATCGATGGCAGCCAGGTTCTCGTGCAGGAAGACGATGAGCTGACCGATGACGTCATCACGTTGTACTTCGACTTCATTCACGATTTCGACAGCGGCCTGACGATGACCAACAAGTCGTTCTACGAATCGCTCAAGAACAACAACGAGAACCAGTACGGCTTCTCGCAGTTCGCGGACACCTGGGCCTTCGAAGATCAGTTGATCTTCGCCTACCAGACCATGCACGGTGACAAGGTGGAGGCGGCTTACCAGTTCAGCCCCTCGATCCGCTATCAGGACTTCGAACACGGCGACAACTTCGCCTTCGAGTATTTCGATCGCCGCGACATCACCCAGCCGGGTTCGCCGGTGGATCGGCGCTCACTGGCGACCCGTGATCCCGGGCTCGAACCCTATTCGTCGCATACCAAGGGCAACTTCACCGATCTCGCCGCGGCCGTGCTGGCCGACTACACGTTCTTCAGCGACATTCACCTGCTGGCCGGCGCGCGCTACGACCAGATCGACGTGGAGTCGACCTGTATCGAGGGTGCCGACTGTGCCGACATCGCCGGAACCCAGTTCGACTCCTCCGACGACGCCTTCTCCTGGTCCGGGAGTCTTTCGTACGACATTCCGAAGACCGGGATGACGCCGTACTTCACCAAGTCCAAGCAGACCACCTTGATCGTCGGCCAAGGTGGCCAGGTGCCGGCCAGTATCGTCATGGACGGTCATGCCGTAGCCGATTCGGAGCTCACCGAATATGGTGTCAAGGCCAGTCTGTGGGGTGGCCGCATCTACACCACTGTCGCGCATTTCAAGCAGGAGCGCGTCGACTACAACGCCCAGGACACGGTGACCAACAACACCACCGAAGCCAAGGGCTGGGAGTTCGAGTTCCGCGGCGTCATCAACGACAACTTTGCCGTAACCGGCGCCTGGACCAATCTTGAGGTTCACAACCTGACGGCAGCGCAGAACGGCAACCAGTTCTCGTTCGCCGGCGCCGAAGACCTGCCCGAGGGCGTTGATCCTTCGCGGATGTTCGGTGGTGTGGCCATCGGCAACGTCTACGATAATGAAAGCGCGCGCAAAGCCGGCGTTCCCGAGAACATCTACAGCGTCTACCTGATCTACACCGGCACCACGGGCTGGATGTCCGGTCTGACGGCGACCGTCGGCGCC
Protein-coding sequences here:
- a CDS encoding TonB-dependent siderophore receptor; the encoded protein is MMLGGSLAAPGTLLAQDADEEESSTELGTTVVEGEVNDQLEILPTEPNGSVFGFNKTLLETPRSVTSISNEMLNRFNLTELDDLVALSPGSFTQSFFGVAGSLDVRGTPGEVYFRGVRRIDNPGNYPTPIGATDRIDIVRGPASPIYGPSKIGGYLNFIPKSARADTGQYMPKAMGELNITRGSWDKDILTAEVGGPGKIGDKAFGYYVYAETEDSGSYYENSSTDQSIYQASFNMDLTPKSRIEFGGMYQEYEGNQVAGWNRLTQDLIDDGTYITGLPMSLDLDGDGLMSAAESVSQHLTVFLFENGIGTTSAEDINAQLDGNPYMALQNPGTTHIDGSQVLVQEDDELTDDVITLYFDFIHDFDSGLTMTNKSFYESLKNNNENQYGFSQFADTWAFEDQLIFAYQTMHGDKVEAAYQFSPSIRYQDFEHGDNFAFEYFDRRDITQPGSPVDRRSLATRDPGLEPYSSHTKGNFTDLAAAVLADYTFFSDIHLLAGARYDQIDVESTCIEGADCADIAGTQFDSSDDAFSWSGSLSYDIPKTGMTPYFTKSKQTTLIVGQGGQVPASIVMDGHAVADSELTEYGVKASLWGGRIYTTVAHFKQERVDYNAQDTVTNNTTEAKGWEFEFRGVINDNFAVTGAWTNLEVHNLTAAQNGNQFSFAGAEDLPEGVDPSRMFGGVAIGNVYDNESARKAGVPENIYSVYLIYTGTTGWMSGLTATVGATHVDSVYSGFSQSVKLPEYTLVNAGINYEMTHWTVGLSGKNLTNEEYYRSNFPDLFGSSVVLPETPRNWLVTLGYKF